The following nucleotide sequence is from Pedobacter sp. PACM 27299.
CCCCATAACCTTTAGTCGCATCATCATAATGGTGCAGCATGTGGTGCTGTTTTAACTTTTTCCAGAAAGGATTATTGAATTTAGCATGGTGCAGCATATAATGTGTCATATCATAAAACAGGTAGCCCATGATGAAACCGGCAAAGAAACCATCCAGCATATTTACAGGGAATATTGCGCGGAAAAGAAAATAGAACGCAGCAGCCAAAGGAATGCTGGCAGATGGTGGCATCACCAATCGCTGGGCATCATTCGGATAATCATGATGTACCCCATGAAAGATGAAATGAATCCTTCTACCCCATTCGGATTTCGGATAGAAATGAAACACAAAACGATGTAATATATATTCTGTAAATGTCCAGATGAAAAGTCCTAATAACACATGACCTATTGCAGTAAGTATTGAATTGAGTACTACCGCCTGCCAGCAAAAATATACAATAACAGGAACGTATACCAGCAACGGCACAAAATATGGGATCTTAGATAAACTTTCTAAAAGCGGACTCTTGAACATTCTGATAGATTCCGGAGAATTGGAGATAAAATTCTTTTTCATCGTATGGCAATTCGTTTTTTACAAGTTCGCAAACTTAGGGAGGAATCCTGAACATTTACCCCCTAATAGTCAGTTATGAAACTTTTATGACATTAATTAACCCGCTGCAGCTGACTTCTGTTTCAGGTATGGCTGATGTTTTCTTTTTCTTAAAGATAAGCAAAAAATGTATTTCTTACGATATGGTAAGATCCAGGAAAATCCATAGCTGTAAATTTGTATTGTAATTTAACAATTGAGCTATGAAAAATGAAATTTTAGGTATCCACCACATTACTGCAATCGCAGGCAATGCAAAGAAAAATTATGATTTTTACACCCGTATACTGGGCTTGAGGCTGGTTAAAAAGACCGTCAATTTTGATGATCCAAATACGTATCATTTTTACTATGGTGATGAGTATGGAACTCCTGGGAGTATTTTAACCTTCTTCCCATGGGAAGGGATTGGCGCTGGCCGTCGCGGAACCAGACAGGTGACTGAGATTGGTTATAGCGTTCCTGCAGGAAGTCTTGATTTCTGGCAAAAAAGATTAGAAGAAAACAATGTCATTTATAATAAACCTGCGGTAAAATTTGGAGAAAGGTACCTGACCTTTTTGGATCCTGATGGGTTAAAATTTGAATTAACAGAAGCACAGTATCCAGATACCAGGCCGCAATGGGAAACTAAAGAAGTGACGAAAGCCCATGCGACACATGGATTTCACCACATCACCATTACCAGTAATAAAATAGAGGCTACCGCAGCAATTCTGACCGGTGTTTTAGGCTACAGATTACTGACTACAGAGGTAAACCGCTCCCGTTTTATTACAGATGCAGTACCACATGCAGCTATTGTAGATTTAGTAGAAGCTCCAGGTGAAGCAATCGGTCATGTGGCAGGTGGGTCTGTACATCATGTTGCCTTCAGGGTAAAAGATGAGGAAACATTGATGTATTTCAGAGATCAAATTGTAAAATTGGGCTTGAACATCACGGAAAAAATCGATCGTAATTATTTTTACTCGTTGTATTTCCGCGAACCAGGAGGTGTACTTTTTGAATTGGCCACCGACAATCCGGGATTCACCATCGATGAACCTTTGGAAGAATTAGGCACGCATTTAAAATTACCTGCACAATACGAAAGTAACCGTACCATTATTGAAGGTATTTTACCAAAACTAGATTAATATGTATATCCATCATAAAAACATCAGTACTGCCGGATTGCCTGTGAATTCGGTAGCTAAAGCGATCATCTTTGTACATGGTCGTGGCGCATCTGCGGAAGATATCCTTTCCTTAAATCAACATTTACAGGTAAATGATGCCGCTTTGTTTGCGCCGCAGGCTACCAACCACAGCTGGTATCCTTATAGTTTCATGGCTCCGGTTACAGAAAACCAACCGGCCCTGGATTCCGCGTTATCAGTGATCAAAGAATTAGTGGAAGAAATTGAAGCACAAGGCATTCCTCAAAACAAAATCTTCTTTGTAGGGTTTTCACAAGGTGCATGTCTGACTTTAGAATACGTCAGTAGAAATGCAGGGCGATACGGAGGTGTCGTTGCTTTTACAGGTGGATTAATTGGTGAACAGCTTGATCTGTCCAATTATTCGGGAGATTTTAACCAGACGCCGATATTGATCAGCACTGGAGATCCAGATCCGCATGTGCCTGTATCGAGGGTAAATGAAAGTAAAAAGATACTGGAAGAAATGAATGCACAGGTCACTGTTAGCATTTATCCAGGAAGAGTTCATACCATTAGTAAAGCAGAGCTGGAATTGGCCAGAACCTTGGTTTTTCAGCTCACAAATAGTTAAGATTAAATTATGGCACAGACCGTATTACATAAAGCAGACAGCCGCAGCATCGCAGATCATGGCTGGTTAAAAAGTTTTCAAACCTTCAGTTTTGGAGGGAATTATAACCCGGAGCGCATCCAATTTGGTGCATTGAGGGTATTAAATGACGATACAATTGATGGAGGCACCGGATTTGGAGAGCACCCTCACGACAATATGGAGATTATCTCCATTGTATTGGAGGGTGGCTTGAAACATGAAGACAGTATGCACAATGTGGCCATTATTGAGCCGGGAGAGATTCAGGTGATGAGTGCCGGAACAGGTATTTACCACCAGGAGTATAATAAGGAAGAAAATGTGCCTGCCAAATTCTTACAGATCTGGCTGTTTCCAAATCAACGGAATGTGACACCTAGATATCAGCAGGAACGTTACGATACTACTTTATTGCCAAACCAGTTTATTCAGATTTTATCTCCGGATAAAAACGATGCGGGCGTATGGATTTATCAGGATGCCTGGTTTCATCTGGGGAAATTTGATGCTGGATTAAAAACCGACTACACTTTAAAAGGTAAAGGGAATGGCGTTTATGTTTTTGTGATCAAAGGATCGATTCAGGTGAATGGACAGGATTTAACAGAACGTGATGGTTTGGGGATCTGGGAAGTTGACAAACTGAACATCAATATATTAACAGATGCGGAAGTACTCTTAATGGAAGTACCTATGAATTATTAAGTCCATGAAAAAGAAAGAAATACTGGTGATGTGCTGTCACCCGGGAATTTTAACCACCTTGATCCGATTGATTGAAAAGTCTGGAGAATTTGCAGTTGCCGGTGCGGCAACTGCAGCGGAAGCATTAAATAGCTTTCGTTCCGGAGCTTTTGACCTCGTATTGATAGGTGCTGGCCTGAGTC
It contains:
- a CDS encoding pirin family protein is translated as MAQTVLHKADSRSIADHGWLKSFQTFSFGGNYNPERIQFGALRVLNDDTIDGGTGFGEHPHDNMEIISIVLEGGLKHEDSMHNVAIIEPGEIQVMSAGTGIYHQEYNKEENVPAKFLQIWLFPNQRNVTPRYQQERYDTTLLPNQFIQILSPDKNDAGVWIYQDAWFHLGKFDAGLKTDYTLKGKGNGVYVFVIKGSIQVNGQDLTERDGLGIWEVDKLNINILTDAEVLLMEVPMNY
- a CDS encoding alpha/beta hydrolase, translated to MYIHHKNISTAGLPVNSVAKAIIFVHGRGASAEDILSLNQHLQVNDAALFAPQATNHSWYPYSFMAPVTENQPALDSALSVIKELVEEIEAQGIPQNKIFFVGFSQGACLTLEYVSRNAGRYGGVVAFTGGLIGEQLDLSNYSGDFNQTPILISTGDPDPHVPVSRVNESKKILEEMNAQVTVSIYPGRVHTISKAELELARTLVFQLTNS
- a CDS encoding response regulator, translating into MKKKEILVMCCHPGILTTLIRLIEKSGEFAVAGAATAAEALNSFRSGAFDLVLIGAGLSPEAEQELEKELKKIRPETPVVYHFGGGSGLLFSEIKQGLDQA
- a CDS encoding ring-cleaving dioxygenase is translated as MKNEILGIHHITAIAGNAKKNYDFYTRILGLRLVKKTVNFDDPNTYHFYYGDEYGTPGSILTFFPWEGIGAGRRGTRQVTEIGYSVPAGSLDFWQKRLEENNVIYNKPAVKFGERYLTFLDPDGLKFELTEAQYPDTRPQWETKEVTKAHATHGFHHITITSNKIEATAAILTGVLGYRLLTTEVNRSRFITDAVPHAAIVDLVEAPGEAIGHVAGGSVHHVAFRVKDEETLMYFRDQIVKLGLNITEKIDRNYFYSLYFREPGGVLFELATDNPGFTIDEPLEELGTHLKLPAQYESNRTIIEGILPKLD
- a CDS encoding sterol desaturase family protein produces the protein MKKNFISNSPESIRMFKSPLLESLSKIPYFVPLLVYVPVIVYFCWQAVVLNSILTAIGHVLLGLFIWTFTEYILHRFVFHFYPKSEWGRRIHFIFHGVHHDYPNDAQRLVMPPSASIPLAAAFYFLFRAIFPVNMLDGFFAGFIMGYLFYDMTHYMLHHAKFNNPFWKKLKQHHMLHHYDDATKGYGVTSDIWDKVFGSELTKR